One genomic window of Branchiostoma lanceolatum isolate klBraLanc5 chromosome 5, klBraLanc5.hap2, whole genome shotgun sequence includes the following:
- the LOC136435899 gene encoding uncharacterized protein, whose amino-acid sequence MLRVCQKLRAVDAKSKRLGLVRAETDYLRALLDAMADMDRYAEVEVLKSLGDVNVEKGRLDKNPEKFDRAMVLYRTALLRCEDADVGESLEYRYHYAEKLRLGKRFTATSSYEPLTSNKKVSSLARVVEKFLHLDQRMSVRGNKEPLLIENTRLVVEGIVNDDNMLETEAIKSLGDVYLKRGTETRTTTCLTKATALYNTALARCERFQGTVALIHRLLYTARIRQETKMKRPKHRAKQRKGHVIRDFPMTSPNTDVTGASMGQQSMTYKEHLTTGDRALADGKLDVAEQNFESALRLVHNPNKPDRCKEAECLCRLGDVYVQQGKRTKEGRKFTQAAALYNAAMARTDKNKHSVMKRLQEIEKWFLRYTANVETKPVPSDSTIRHQKRLQEMRTRAKSQLDVINEQHNPYQYDEDDPVMITVEAERAEAVKALFKNIAKDRQMFIEDLVGECITTLSPHPCKYAFIGLGSQATELVTPYSDLEFAILIEDGKDNDVTRRYFLNLTHYLHLKVINLGETILPSMAIPSLNDFPENDWFFDSVTPRGFAFDGFMPWASKTPFGRDQTKNKPPVSLIQTPAEMAKFQRLDVSVAEGYHLSDILRRVVFLTGEEALVTEYMAKLKGIITGDLLSCFRSRLSATQILWEIKGQFDTLEPTGELLNVKKDIYRFPGIAIEVLALCCQIIFASTWDVIDELKETGKIHEENATHLTVLTSISAELRLRTYLANGGQRDSMSPLTQMNYESKTQEISDTTLGSVFHVPNIQVLFRYYCRAIPLKKCIPDSLQDQQKSALNTTIIDTSHECRGRISTYLFLFDRAKHHLEAALKDVGSDMIKRVRILNKLGALWTFFDDCKTGISMHEESLRVCKNIYGDNTAHPEIAASLNNLGTSWSKLGDDKKAISYLERSLSMRKTIYGDNTAHPDIATSLNNLGTSWSKLGDHKKAISYLERSLSMRKTIYGDNTAHPDIATSLDNLGTSWSKLGHYKKAISSYEKSLTMMKTIYGDNTAHPDIAVSLDNLGWSWSNLGDHNKAINYYEQSLTIQKTIHEDNTEHPGIAALLNNLGTCWSYIGDHKKAISYYEQSLTMKKTIYGDNTGHPDIASALNNLGSPWSHLGNHKKAISYYEQSLTMLKTIYGDNTVHPDIARSLYNIGSSWSDLGDHKKAINCYEQSLTIRNVIYGDNTAHPDIAASLNNLGSSWSDLGDHKKAISYHEQALTIRKVIYGDNTANPDIAASLNNLGSSWSDLGDHKKAISYHEQALTIRKVIYGDNTAHPDIAASLNNLGSSWSDLGDHKKAISYHEQALTIRKVIYGDNTAHPDIAASLNNLGSSWSDLGDHKKAISYFEQSLTMMKTIYGDNTAHPDIAASLNNLGSSWSDLGDHKKAISYLEQSLAIWNTTYGDSTAHPHTAKSLNNLGSSWSKLGDHKKAISCYEQSLTMHLTIYRDNTTHPYIAASLNNLGTSWTELGNHKKAISYYEQSLTMQKTIYGDNTAHPDIATSLNNLVASWSKLGDHKKATSYFEQSLSIWNTTYGDNTTHPQFAKSLNNLGLSWSKFGDHKKAISYYERSLTMMKTIHGDNMAHPDIVTILYNLQLAWIKLGDYQRAMEYKRQSQSMQRALNSLGHL is encoded by the exons ATGTTGCGAGTCTGTCAGAAACTTCGCGCGGTGGACGCCAAGAGTAAGAGACTCGGACTAGTGCGTGCGGAGACAGACTACCTCCGTGCCCTGCTGGACGCCATGGCGGACATGGACAGGTATGCGGAAGTGGAGGTGCTCAAAAGTCTGGGCGACGTGAATGTGGAAAAGGGAAGACTCGACAAGAACCCAGAGAAGTTCGACAGAGCCATGGTGCTGTACAGGACTGCACTGCTCCGGTGTGAGGACGCAGATGTGGGGGAAAGTCTAGAATATCGTTACCACTATGCAGAGAAACTAAGGTTAGGGAAGCGATTTACAGCTACAAGTAGTTATGAGCCACTCACTAGCAACAAGAAAGTGTCATCGCTCGCTAGAGTAGTAGAGAAGTTTCTACACCTGGACCAAAGAATGTCAGTCAGAGGCAACAAGGAGCCTTTACTGATTGAAAATACCAGGTTAGTGGTAGAAGGGATCGTAAACGATGACAATATGTTAGAAACAGAAGCGATTAAGAGTCTCGGTGACGTGTACCTGAAAAGAGGAACAGAAACAAGAACCACGACATGCTTGACTAAGGCGACTGCTCTGTACAACACTGCACTGGCACGGTGTGAGAGGTTCCAGGGCACAGTCGCACTCATTCACCGCTTACTGTACACGGCAAGAATCAGACAAGAAACGAAG ATGAAGCGTCCAAAGCACAGAGCAAAACAACGAAAGGGTCACGTGATACGGGACTTTCCGATGACGTCACCCAACACTGATGTCACCGGTGCCTCAATGGGTCAACAGTCCAT GACGTACAAGGAGCACCTGACTACAGGGGACCGCGCACTGGCTGATGGAAAACTGGACGTGGCAGAACAGAACTTTGAGTCTGCTCTGAGACTGGTTCACA ATCCTAACAAACCTGATCGATGTAAAGAGGCTGAATGTCTGTGCAGACTGGGTGACGTCTACGTGCAGCAGGGcaagagaacaaaagaaggtAGGAAATTCACACAGGCAGCAGCTCTGTACAACGCAGCCATGGCTAGAACAGACAAGAACAAACACAGTGTGATGAAAAGACTACAGGAGATAGAGAAATGGTTTCTCCGTTACACGGCAAATGTGGAAACAAAACCTGTTCCTTCTGATTCGACCATACGTCATCAGAAGCGATTGCAAGAGATGCGTACGCGCGCCAAGTCACAACTAGACGTCATTAATGAGCAACACAACCCGTACCAATACGACGAGGATGATCCAGTCATGATAACAGTTGAGGCGGAGCGAGCAGAAGCAGTCAAGGCTTTATTCAAGAACATCGCCAAGGATAGACAGATGTTTATTGAGGACCTTGTTGGTGAATGCATTACCACTCTCAGTCCTCATCCATGTAAGTACGCTTTCATCGGGTTAGGCTCACAGGCAACAGAACTGGTCACACCCTACTCTGACCTGGAGTTCGCCATTCTGATTGAGGATGGGAAAGACAATGACGTCACACGGCGGTACTTCCTCAACCTCACACACTACCTCCATCTGAAAGTCATCAACCTCGGAGAGACAATTCTCCCATCAATGGCAATTCCGTCATTGAACGATTTTCCCGAGAATGACTGGTTCTTTGACTCCGTCACACCGCGTGGATTTGCCTTTGACGGTTTCATGCCATGGGCTAGTAAaactccatttggaagagacCAGACGAAGAACAAGCCTCCCGTCAGCCTTATCCAGACCCCTGCCGAAATGGCAAAGTTTCAGCGGCTAGACGTTTCTGTGGCAGAAGGGTATCACCTGTCAGACATCCTCAGACGAGTTGTTTTCCTAACAGGGGAAGAGGCTCTTGTGACCGAGTATATGGCAAAGCTCAAGGGAATCATCACAGGTGATCTTCTCTCGTGTTTTCGGTCCCGTCTGTCTGCTACGCAAATCTTGTGGGAGATCAAAGGCCAGTTTGACACCCTTGAGCCTACCGGAGAGCTGTTAAATGTAAAGAAAGACATTTATCGTTTTCCAGGCATAGCAATTGAAGTACTAGCTCTGTGCTGTCAGATCATCTTCGCTAGCACGTGGGATGTGATAGATGAATTAAAGGAAACGGGAAAGATCCATGAAGAGAACGCCACCCACCTTACAGTACTGACCAGCATCTCGGCAGAGCTCCGGTTGAGAACATACCTGGCCAACGGGGGGCAGCGAGACAGTATGTCCCCACTTACCCAAATGAACTACGAGTCAAAAACACAAGAGATATCAGACACTACCCTGGGTTCAGTATTCCATGTTCCAAACATTCAAGTTCTTTTTAGGTACTACTGCAGGGCAATCCCTTTGAAGAAATGCATACCAGACAGTCTGCAGGACCAACAGAAAAGTGCATTGAACACTACAATCATCGATACCTCCCATGAATGTAGAGGTCGAATATCTACATATCTATTTCTGTTCGATAGAGCCAAACACCATCTGGAAGCAGCATTAAAAGATGTCGGTAGCGACATGATCAAACGTGTGAGAATATTGAACAAGTTGGGGGCCCTCTGGACATTCTTTGATGATTGTAAAACAGGAATTAGTATGCATGAAGAGTCACTGAGGGTGTGTAAAAATAtttatggagacaacacggcacatccggagATTGCCGCGTCACTAAACAATCTTGGAACGTCTTGGAGTAAACTTGGTGAtgacaagaaagcaatcagctacttaGAACGGTCACTATCGATgaggaaaactatctatggagacaacacggcacatccggacattgccACGTCATTGAACAATCTTGGAACGTCTTGGAGTAAACTcggtgatcacaagaaagcaatcagctacttaGAACGGTCACTATCGATgaggaaaactatctatggagacaacacggcacatcccgACATAGCCACGTCATTGGACAATCTTGGAACGTCTTGGAGTAAACTCGGTCAttacaagaaagcaatcagctctTACGAAAAGTCCCTAACGATGATGAAAACTAtttatggagacaacacggcacatccggatATTGCCGTGTCACTAGACAACCTTGGATGGTCTTGGAGTAATCTCGGTGATCACAATAAAGCAATCAACTACTACGAACAGTCATTGACGATACAGAAAACTATCCATGAAGACAACACGGAACATCCGGGTATTGCCGCGTTACTAAACAACCTTGGAACGTGTTGGAGTTATATcggtgatcacaagaaagcaatcagctactacgaacagtcactaacgatgaagaaaactatctatggagacaacacgggaCATCCGGACATTGCTAGCGCACTGAACAACCTGGGGTCGCCTTGGAGTCACCTCGGTAATCACAAGAAAGCCATCAGCTACTACGAGCAGTCATTAACGATgctgaaaactatctatggagacaacacagTACACCCGGACATTGCCAGGTCACTATACAACATTGGATCATCTTGGAGTGATCTcggtgatcacaagaaagcaatcaaCTGCTACGAACAGTCATTAACGATACGAAACGtcatctatggagacaacacggcacatccggacattgctGCGTCACTGAACAATCTTGGATCGTCTTGGAGTGATCTcggtgatcacaagaaagcaatcagctaccacGAACAGGCATTAACGATACGAAAAGtcatctatggagacaacacggcaaATCCGGACATTGCTGCGTCACTGAACAATCTTGGATCGTCTTGGAGTGATCTcggtgatcacaagaaagcaatcagctaccacGAACAGGCATTAACGATACGAAAAGtcatctatggagacaacacggcacatccggacattgctGCGTCACTGAACAATCTTGGATCGTCTTGGAGTGATCTcggtgatcacaagaaagcaatcagctatcACGAACAGGCATTAACGATACGAAAAGtcatctatggagacaacacggcacatccggacattgctGCGTCACTGAACAATCTTGGATCGTCTTGGAGTGATCTcggtgatcacaagaaagcaatcagctacttcgAACAATCATTAACGATgatgaaaactatctatggagacaacacggcacatccggacattgctGCGTCACTGAACAATCTTGGATCGTCTTGGAGTGATCTcggtgatcacaagaaagcaatcagctacttaGAACAGTCACTAGCAATATGGAACACTACCTATGGAGATAGCACAGCACACCCGCACACTGCCAAGTCACTAAACAACCTTGGATCGTCTTGGAGTAAACTCGGTGATCAcaaaaaagcaatcagctgCTACGAACAGTCATTAACGATGCACTTAACTATCTACAGAGACAACACGACACACCCATACATTGCCGCGTCACTAAACAACCTTGGAACGTCTTGGACTGAACTCGGCAATCACAAGAAAGCcatcagctactacgaacagtcactaacgatgcagaaaactatctatggagacaacacggcacatccagATATTGCCACGTCACTAAACAATCTTGTAGCGTCTTGGAGTAAACTcggtgatcacaagaaagcaaCCAGCTACTTCGAACAGTCACTATCAATATGGAACACTACCTATGGAGATAACACAACACACCCGCAATTTGCCAAGTCACTAAACAATCTTGGATTGTCTTGGAGTAAATTCGGcgatcacaagaaagcaatcagctactacgaacGTTCACTAACGATGATGAAAACTATCCATGGAGACAACATGGCACATCCGGACATTGTCACGATACTTTACAACCTGCAATTAGCATGGATCAAACTTGGTGATTATCAAAGAGCGATGGAGTACAAGCGACAATCACAAAGTATGCAGAGGGCCCTTAATTCTTTAGGTCATTTATAA